DNA from Polaribacter sp. NJDZ03:
CTGACTTAATTTCAGAAATTACCAAAGAAGATTATACAGAGTATCTGCAAACCAATTTTTATGGTCCTTTAGAAGCAACCACTTTAGGATACAGACCAAAATCTAAAAACTTTAATAATTTAATTGTACCAACAGAAGTCGATAGCCTTTTTAGAAAAGGACTTACAAAAAACTGGGTTCATGATGAAAATGCCGCTCTTTTAGGCGGAATTTCAGGTAACGCAGGTTTGTTTGGTACTTCATTAGATTTGGCAAAAATTATGCAGATGTATGCCAATTACGGAATTTACAATGGAAAAAGATATATTTCTGAAAATACGCTAAGAGAGTTTACACGAATTCAATATCCAGAAAACGAAAACAGAAGAGGTTTAGGTTTTGACAAACCCTTAATTAACAATGCCACATTATCTATAAAAGAAGCTTATCCTGCACCAGAAGTGAGTCCAGAGAGTTTTGGACATAGTGGTTTTACCGGAACTTTTGTTTGGGCAGATCCTACAAATAATTTAGTTTTTATATTCTTATCAAACAGAGTATATCCCAATAGAAACCATAGAAATATATACAATCTAAATATAAGACCAAAGCTGCAGCAAGTGTTTTATAAGGCAATAAAAAACAATTAATAATTTTATTTAAATCTACATTATGATACCAAATCAAGAAGAACTTTTTAAGAAAACATTAGATAATTTAAAAGAAAAACCAACTGAACAGAATATGTTTAATATGTTTTTAACGTTGTACCCAGCAGAATGGAAAGCTCTTAAAGTAACCTTTTCTAAATTTAACAGAAGTAAACAATTTGGTAAAACTATTCCGTTACCAAAACCAGAAGTTTCTATCAGAAAAGATATTCGTGCTTGGTTAAATAAACAATAAAATGTTTGCTTTTATAGGATGTATTTTAGACACCTATTTAGACATTAAACATTGGTTTAATTCAAAAAGAAGAAGAAAGTATGAGAAAGAAAATAACCTACCAAAAAGTATTGTTTGGCACCCAATGGCAAAACCACTTTTAGTTTTATTTATTATTTTTATTCCTGTTTATTTCCTATTTTCTTTCTTCTTTTTTAAAAATGAGAATCCAAAGAGAACTACAAAAAGAATGCTGGAAATTTCTAAACTTTTAGAAGCAGAAAAGAAACAATTTGGAAAATTCCCATCAGAATTAAAAGTCATTATTAGAAACAACCCGTTAAGAAGCAATTTAACAACAGATTACTGGAAAACTACTTTTGTATATATTCCATCTAAAGATAGACAAAATTACAAATTGACTTCTTTAGGAGGAGATGGGAAATTGAATACAAAAGACGATATAAAATACTCTTCAAATTAAATAACACTATCACATTTAAAATTGTTATTTTTGAGGTATAATGCTAAAAAAACTAGAGAACCACATTCACCAAAACCTTCCTTTTTTAAAGGATAAAAAGTTATTAATCGCCATTTCTGGCGGAGTAGATTCTGTGGTTTTAGCACACCTTTTATCAACATTAAAATTTAATATTTCTCTTGCACACTGTAACTTTAATTTAAGACCAATTGAATGTGATATAGACGAGGATTTTGTAAAAAACTTAGGAAAAAATCTAAACACCAAAGTTTTTACAATTCATTTTAATACAACCCAATTTGCCAAAGAAAACAAACAATCTACACAAATTGCGGCAAGGAATCTCCGTTATGATTGGTTTAATGAACTTATAGAAAAACACCAATTCGATTATATTTTAACAGCACATCATGCAGATGATAATTTAGAAACTTTTCTAATTAATTTAACGCGTGGTGCCGGTTTAGATGGCTTAACAGGAATTCCGGAAATTAATGGGAATATTATACGTCCGCTTTTAAAGTTTTCTAGAGAAGAAATTTTAACTTTTGTAAAAGAAAACAATATTTCTTGGCGAGAAGATAAAAGCAATGCCTCTACAAAATACATCAGAAATAAAATTAGACATCAAATTCTTCCTGTTTTAAAGGAAATAAACCCTAGTTTGTTAGAAACTTTTGAAAAAACAACGGCACATTTAAAGGAAAGTCAGCAAATCATTGAAGATCGAATTAATGAAATATCAGCAGAAACAATAGCGACAGAAAACAATATTTCTAAAATTGATATTTCTAAAATTGAAAAATTATCGAACCCGAAGGCTTATTTATATCAACTTTTAAAAGACTATAATTTTACAGAATGGAATGATGTTGCCGATCTACTTTCTGCACAGTCTGGGAAACAAGTTATCTCTAAAACACATACTTTATTAAAAGATAGAAATTTTTTAATTCTAACAAAAAAAGGGTTATCAGCAGTAGAAACTATCTTTGAGATTGATAAAGACACTGTAGAAATTACAAATCCTATTCATTTAAAAATTGAAGAAGTACAAGAAAAATCAACAGAGAACAAACAAACCATTTATATTGATAAACAAAACTTACAGTTCCCTTTAACACTTAGAAAGTGGCAAGACGGAGATTTCTTCTATCCTTCTGGAATGACTGGGAAAAAGAAATTAAGCAAGTATTTTAAAGACGAAAAATTCTCGCTTTTACAAAAACAAAACACATGGCTGCTTTGTAATAATGACAATGCCATTATTTGGGTTGTAGAATATAGAAAGGACAATCGTTTTGATACAAACAAAAAAAACAATACACTCTTAAAAATTTCAATATAAACTTAAACCAATAAAATTATGAAGAAGTTACTACTTTTAATTGCCTTTACAACCATATTATCTTGTAAACCAAAACCTGAAGAAACGGTAGACTATGCAATTATTTCTGGTAAAATTGAAAATACAGATTCTAAAAAAGTAATCATTTACGATCAATATACAATGGATAAAGTTGCTGATATAACGATTGCAGAAGATGGTACTTTTAGAGACACTTTAAAGATATCTACCGACTTTTACGCACTGCGTCAAGATAAAGATTTCACAAATTTATATATTACTAAAGGAAGCGTTTTAAAAATTGAATACGATTCAGAAAAAAAAGACTCTACGCTACAATTATCAGGTAGTAATAGCACTATTAATAAATACTTATCAGAAAAAAATAAGGTTATAGCAGCTACAACTGGAGATCAAAAAGAAATGTATCTAAAAGATGAAGCAAGTTTTAAAGCACATTTATTAAATATAAAAAAAACAGAAGAAGATTTATTAATAAAAACAAATGATATTTCTGAAGAATTTAAAAACAAGGAACTTAAAAACATTAATTACAGTTATTTATCTACTTTACAGAACTACACTCCTTATCATGGATATTACACTAAAGACAAAAGTTTTAAAGCTTCGGAAAACTTTTTAGATGAATTAAAAAATATCGATTTAGAAAATGAAAACGACTTTCTTTTTTCTCCAGGGTATAGAAGTCTTGTTGATAATGCATTAGCAACCAATGCTACAGTATTAGCAAAAAAAGATTCTATAGCAGATGATATTGCCTATTTAAAATTGACTACAAATATTAAAAATGATAAAATAAAAAATAAATTATTGTATGATGCTGCTAAATACGGAGTTACTTACACAGATAATTTAGAAGAATTTTACTCCCTTTTTTCTAACAATTCTACCAACGAAGAAAACAACAAAACAATTACAACTTCTTACAACAAATTGAAAGCTTTGGCAAAAGGAAGTCCGTCTCCAAAATTTGTAGATTATGAAAACAATGCAGGCGGAACCACTTCTTTAGACGACTTAAAAGGAAAATATTTATATTTAGATATTTGGGCAACTTGGTGTGGACCTTGTATTGCAGAGATTCCTTCTTTAAAGAAATTAGAAAAAGAATATCATGGTAAAAACATTGAATTTATTAGTATTTCTATCGACAAAATGAAAGACCATGAAAAATGGAAAGAAATGATTGTAAATAAAGATTTAAAAGGAATACAGTTATTTGCAGATAATAATTGGGAGTCTAAATTTATAGAAGAATACCTCATAAAAGGGATTCCACGTTTTATATTAATAGACCCAAACGGAAATATTGTAAATGCAAATGCACCAAGACCTTCTGATGAAAAATTAGTTGAAACACTACAATCTTTAAAATTATAAGAACAACGTTTATTTATAAAAATTAAAATCTTTGCAGCACAGTTATTATTTTTAATAAAGAATATATTTATGCAAACTATTTTTGTTTAGATAAAAACAAAAATGGACATTAAGTAACAGAAAATAAACAATTCACTAAAAAGGAATCAAATTTATATCGTTTTCGCAAATAAAAACATGATTATTCATTAAAAAGTAGGCTTAATCATTTCCCTTTTTCGTAATTTTAATCCCGTAAAATCATAAGAAAATGAACAATTTACCTAAGCTAGATAGATTTAATGAAAACGTACTGTCTAAATATCAGATTTATAACAGTATTTTCACAACGCTACCTTTTGACACCATAGACGATACTGGGGTTTTATTACCTCTTTTACATAAAGTTTGTAGTAAAGGTTTTAAATTAGAAAAAAACCCTACAGAAATTGTAGAACACTTTTTTAATAAATACCAAGACGAACCTACAGAAAAAGAAAAATCAGATTTGCTTTTTCGTTTTATTCAATTTATAGAACGTCAAGTAGTTTTATTTGATGCTGTAGAAGATGCCGCATATCCTATTGTAAATAATATGGATGGTTTTGGTACGTTAAGAAACTCTAAAGAGCTAGCGCTATTAAGCAATAAAAAAGACGAATTAAAAAAGCATTTAGAAGACTTTAAAGTACGTGTTGTATTAACAGCGCACCCAACACAATTTTATCCGGGGTCTGTTTTAGGTATCATTACAGACTTAGACAAAGCGATTCAAAATGATGATTTATTACTAATTAGAAAATTATTAGCTCAATTAGGAAAAACACCTTTCTATAAAAAAGAAAAACCATCTCCTTTTGATGAAGCTGTAAGTTTAATTTGGTATTTAGAACATGTTTTTTATCACTCTGTGCCTAAAATATACAACTACATTCAACATCATATTTATGATGGAGAACCAATAGAAAATGAAATTATTGAACTTGGTTTTTGGCCAGGTGGAGATAGAGATGGAAATCCGTTTGTAACTACTAAAATAACTTTAGATGTTGCAGAAAGATTGCGTCAAACAATTTTAAGAAATTACTATAGAGACATAAGACGTTTAAAAAGACGTTATACGTTTGATGGTGTTCAAGAAATTTTTGCAAAGTTAGAAAAGAGACTTTATAAGCATGTTGTAAGAAGTTATACGAAAGTTAATTTTTCTCAAAAAATCTTATTAGACGAATTATATGCTGCCAGAGAAATTATTGTAAATGATCATCAATCTTTATTTGTAGAAGAATTAAATGACGTAATCAATAAAGTTAGAATTTTCGGTTTTCACTTTGCAACTTTAGATATTAGACAAGATAGTAGAGTACATCACCAAGCATTTACTCAAATTGTAGAAGATTTACTTAAAACTGGAGACACTACTTTCCCTAAAAACTATTTAAGTCTTTCAGATGAAGAACAAGTGGAAGTTCTATCTGTTGTAAAAGGAAGTATAGACCCAAGTATTTTAACAGACGAAACTTCTGTTAAAACTATAGAATCTATTTATGCGTTAAAAGAGATTCAGCAAAGAAATGGAGAACGTGGAGCAAACCGTTACATTATTAGTAACAACCAAAGTGCTTTACACGTAATGCAAACTTTTGCAATGCTAAATTTATGTGGTTTTGAAAACGAATTACCAGTAGATGTTATTCCGCTTTTTGAAACTGTAGATGATTTAGAAAATTCAGAAGAAGTAATGAGAACCCTATACTCTAATCAAGTATATAGACACCATGTTGCTAAAAGAAAAAACAAACAAACAATTATGTTAGGTTTTTCTGATGGAACAAAAGATGGTGGATACTTAATGGCTAACTGGGGTATTTTTAAAGCAAAAGAAGCTTTAACAAGAATCTCTAGAGAATTTGATATTGAAGTAGTTTTCTTTGACGGACGTGGTGGACCACCAGCACGTGGAGGAGGAAAAACACACCAATTCTATGCTTCTTTAGGCCCAACAATAGAGGATAAAGAAATACAATTAACCATACAAGGACAAACAATTAGTTCTAACTTTGGTACGTTAAATTCATCTCAATACAACTTAGAACAATTGATAAGTTCTGGTATTAAAAATGATGTTTTTACAAAAGATCAATTAAATGATAACCATAGAGAGTTAATAAACGACATGGCTGCTACAAGTTATCAAACGTATGTAGACTTTAAAAATCATCCTAAATTTTTATCGTATTTAGAAAAAATGAGTACGTTAAAATACTATGCAAAAACCAATATTGGAAGTAGACCAAGTAAACGTGGTGGATCTGACAAGTTAGACTTTTCTGCATTAAGAGCCATTCCTTTTGTAGGTAGCTGGAGTCAGTTAAAACAAAACGTACCAGGTTTCTTTGGTGTGGGTACTGCTCTTAAAAAATACGAAGATGCTGGTAGATTTGAAGAAGTAAAAGAATTTTATCACGCTTCAGATTTCTTTAGAACTTTGTTAGAAAACAGTATGATGAGTTTAACCAAATCTTTCTTTGGCTTAACTTCTTATATGGCAGATGACGAAGAATTTGGTGAATTTTGGACTTTGATTTTTACAGAATACGAAACTTCTAAAAGGTTACTTTTAAAACTTACTGGAGAATCTGAATTAATGGAAAATTTTCCTGTAGGAAAAGCATCTATAGAAATTAGAGAACAAATTGTATTGCCTTTATTAACAATACAACAGTTCGCATTAAAGAAAATTCAAGAACTTCAAAAAAATGGCGGAAGCGCAGAAGAAATTGAAGTATATGAAAAAATGGTAATGCGTTCTTTATTTGGTAATATTAATGCAAGTAGAAATTCTGCTTAAAATAGTATCAAAAAAATAATTTATATTTAAAATGCACTCAATTTATGAGTGCATTTTTTTGTGATATTAATTTAGTATTTCAAAAAATAAAACAAATTAACTGAGTTCTTATAAATTATTTTTTTTTAATAATGAATTAAAGTGGTATATTTATAAAGTAAAATTACGTACCATGAAAAAATACGCTTTCTTACTTTTAACTCTTTTTGTTAATAGTTTTTGTTTTTCACAACAACAAACTACCAACAATAATTTTACTCCTGTTAGTATTTATACTACTTCTTTTCAGCTAAAAGCTGATAACAATCCTACTTATTCTTCTATAAACAAGGATTTAAACTTCAAAAAAAAATATAAATTTTCAACGGTTTCTTTTGAAGAAATTGATGATAACCAATTTTTAATTTCTACTGAAAATCTTTCTACAAAAGCCACTAAATTTATCTATGACGATTATAAAAGTTATAGAGATGAAAACTTATTAAAAGGTTTTTTACAAAAGCACGACCCTACTCGATGGGATCCTATTAATTTTAAGCAACCAAACCTTAATTAATTTTCTTTATCTTTAGAAAAAAGAAAAAGAATGCTTGTAAAAGTCTATGGCTCTGCCGTTTTTGGTATTGAGGCAACCACAATTACCGTAGAAGTAAATATTGATAAAGGAATTGGCTATCATTTGGTAGGTTTGCCAGATAATGCTGTTCGAGAAAGTTCGTATCGAATTTCCGCAGCACTCAATAACAACAATTACAAACTTCCAGGAAAGAAAATTATCATAAACATGGCTCCTGCCGATATTCGGAAAGAAGGTGCTTCTTATGATTTAACTTTAGCTGTTGGAATTTTAGCAGCATCATCGCAAATAAAATCAGACCATATTGAGGAATATATTATTATGGGAGAACTTTCTTTAGACGGAAGCTTACAGCCCATAAGAGGTGCTTTACCAATTGCCATAAAAGCAAGAGAAGAAGGTTACAAGTATTTAATTCTTCCGAAGGAAAACGCGAAAGAAGCCGCCATTGTAGATGATTTAGAAGTTTTAGGTGTAGAAAATATTTTAGAAGTTATCAATCATTTTAATGATGATGAAAAAATTGAACCCACTATTGTAGATACAAGGGCTGAGTTTTATAAAAATATCGATTTCCCAGAGTTCGATTTTTCTGATGTAAAAGGACAAGAGTCTATTAAACGTTGTATGGAGATTGCTGCTGCTGGCGGGCATAATATTATTTTAATTGGACCTCCAGGGTCTGGAAAAACAATGCTAGCAAAAAGATTGCCATCTATTTTACCTCCAATGACGTTACATGAAGCATTAGAGACTACAAAAATTCATTCTGTGGTAGGTAAAATTAAAAAGGAGGGTTTGCTATACCAACGTCCTTTTAGAAGCCCACATCATACGATTTCAAATGTCGCTTTGGTCGGCGGCGGACAATATCCTCGTCCTGGAGAAATTTCTTTGTCTCATAACGGTGTTTTATTTTTAGATGAATTACCTGAATTTAAGAGAGATGTGTTGGAAGTAATGCGTCAACCTTTAGAAGACAGAGAAGTAACTATTTCTCGTGCAAAATTTACGGTTACCTATCCAAGTAGTTTTATGTTGGTGGCAAGTATGAATCCGAGTCCGAGTGGTTTTTTTAACGACCCAAATAGTCCGATGACTTCTTCTCCACAAGAAATGCAACGTTATTTAAGTAAGATTTCAGGACCTTTATTAGACAGAATTGATATTCATATAGAAGTAACTCCCGTTCCGTTTGAAAAACTAACCGAAGAAAGAAAAGGGGAATCTAGCGTTGTAATTAGAGAACGCGTTACAGCGGCTAGAGAAATACAATCTGAACGTTTTATAGATTTTGAAAATGTACATTATAATGCCCAAATGAGCGTGAAACAAATTCGTGAGTTTTGTAAATTATCCGAAGAAAGTTTAACGTTATTAAAAACGGCTATGGAAAAATTAAACCTTTCTGCTCGTGCTTATGACAGGATATTAAAAGTTTCTAGAACTATTGCAGATTTGGCAAATATTAAAGATATTTCTCCAGATCATATTGCAGAAGCCATACAATATAGAAGTTTAGATAGAGATGGTTGGTTGGGGTAAAAGTTGACATTAATTAAACGCAAAGACGCAAAGGTAAATTGCAAAGTTCGCAGAGAATTATGGTTGAAAAACTGTTTGTTTTTGTGTTTTATCTATTCAATGAGGTTGATTCTAAAAAAAACCTTTTAGTAAAATTAACTACGTTTTCGTTTTAAATAGATATTATAAAGCAAACCGAACATAATTAGAAAGACTCCTAGTAAAGTCCAAAGAGTATAAATTTCTCCAAACCAAAAAGCGCCAATAACAATCATAAAAATGACTTCTAAATACTTTAAAGGTGCAATTACATTGGTTTCGTGAGACTGTAATGCTTTGGTCATATATAATTGACCAACATAACCAAAAATACCTAAACTTAGTAATAATAACCATTCTACTAAATTTGGGTTTTTCCAATTATTAATAGACATAATACCTCCAAAAACAAAAGCCATTACCATAAAATAATTGATAATTACTAATGGGTTTTCTGTGTCTCCTATTTTACGAATTACTACAAAAATTACACCTAATGAAATTGCTGACAAAAGAACTAAGATTATTCCCATAGAATCTACATCTCCACCAAACCCTTTAATTACTAAAACTCCTGCAAAGGAGAGTAAAAATAAAAACCATTGTACTAGTTTAATTTTTTCTTTTAAGAAAATAAGCGCAAGAATTGCTGCAAAAATAGGAGAGGTATACCTTAATGAAACTGCCGTACCAATTGCTAAATAATTTAAAGCCTGAAAAAAAGTGGTTAAAGAAATTACTCCTGCAAGTCCTCTAATAAATAACAGTTTTTTATTTTTCCCTAAAATAGGAATCTTCGCTTTTAAAATTAATGGCACCGTAAAAAACAACGTACCAATAGATCTAAAAAACACAATTTGATAAGCACTAAAATCATTTAAGAATTTTACAACAGTATTCATTAGTGAAAATGCAATAACACTAAAAATCATATAAAAAATTGCCTTTGAGCTTTTCATGAAGTGGTAGTTTGTACTATTTTAAACACCTATTAAAGTGGGTACAAAAATAGTGAATATTAAACTGGCTAACCAGTTTAATATTGGGTTTTCTAAAAACTCCAGTTTTTATAACTACTAGAACTTTCTAGTTTTTCTTCTATAGTATCGTCTAGTTCTTTAAAGAAATCAATACCTGTTTTAGCCTCTATTTTATCTACAGAAACCACAAATTTATACAAAGGTAATTTCGATTCTTTATGAGGCATTAGAAAAGCCAACATTTTAATTTTACCGTTTGTTTTGTCAAGTATTACTTTATAAAACTGATTTGGTACAGAAACGGCTTCACTACCAATCGTTTTTAAATTGTTTTCTAAAACCCCGCCTGTAATTACAAAAACACCATCGTTTTTCTTTGCCCAATACCGTACTTTCTGTTCTAAACGATTCCAAACTCCTGCGTTAAATTGGTGTTCTTGCGGACTAATATTACTTGTTAAAAAGGTTTCATCGTGTGCTGCTTTGGTAAAACGTCTGTCTGCTGCCGGACATAAATGCCCTTTATCGTAACCAGAATTTTTATAATTCCGCCAATGTGCTGCTTTGGTTTTTACGGCACTGTCTATTTCAAAATAAGGTCTTTTGTAATTTGTACTGCTTAAATCGGAAGCTTTTAACTCATACGCAACCCATTCTGCTTGTTCGTGTTTTTCGCTATAGGATAGTGAATAGTTTTGATGATGTATAACC
Protein-coding regions in this window:
- a CDS encoding TlpA disulfide reductase family protein translates to MKKLLLLIAFTTILSCKPKPEETVDYAIISGKIENTDSKKVIIYDQYTMDKVADITIAEDGTFRDTLKISTDFYALRQDKDFTNLYITKGSVLKIEYDSEKKDSTLQLSGSNSTINKYLSEKNKVIAATTGDQKEMYLKDEASFKAHLLNIKKTEEDLLIKTNDISEEFKNKELKNINYSYLSTLQNYTPYHGYYTKDKSFKASENFLDELKNIDLENENDFLFSPGYRSLVDNALATNATVLAKKDSIADDIAYLKLTTNIKNDKIKNKLLYDAAKYGVTYTDNLEEFYSLFSNNSTNEENNKTITTSYNKLKALAKGSPSPKFVDYENNAGGTTSLDDLKGKYLYLDIWATWCGPCIAEIPSLKKLEKEYHGKNIEFISISIDKMKDHEKWKEMIVNKDLKGIQLFADNNWESKFIEEYLIKGIPRFILIDPNGNIVNANAPRPSDEKLVETLQSLKL
- the tilS gene encoding tRNA lysidine(34) synthetase TilS, translated to MLKKLENHIHQNLPFLKDKKLLIAISGGVDSVVLAHLLSTLKFNISLAHCNFNLRPIECDIDEDFVKNLGKNLNTKVFTIHFNTTQFAKENKQSTQIAARNLRYDWFNELIEKHQFDYILTAHHADDNLETFLINLTRGAGLDGLTGIPEINGNIIRPLLKFSREEILTFVKENNISWREDKSNASTKYIRNKIRHQILPVLKEINPSLLETFEKTTAHLKESQQIIEDRINEISAETIATENNISKIDISKIEKLSNPKAYLYQLLKDYNFTEWNDVADLLSAQSGKQVISKTHTLLKDRNFLILTKKGLSAVETIFEIDKDTVEITNPIHLKIEEVQEKSTENKQTIYIDKQNLQFPLTLRKWQDGDFFYPSGMTGKKKLSKYFKDEKFSLLQKQNTWLLCNNDNAIIWVVEYRKDNRFDTNKKNNTLLKISI
- a CDS encoding phosphoenolpyruvate carboxylase produces the protein MNNLPKLDRFNENVLSKYQIYNSIFTTLPFDTIDDTGVLLPLLHKVCSKGFKLEKNPTEIVEHFFNKYQDEPTEKEKSDLLFRFIQFIERQVVLFDAVEDAAYPIVNNMDGFGTLRNSKELALLSNKKDELKKHLEDFKVRVVLTAHPTQFYPGSVLGIITDLDKAIQNDDLLLIRKLLAQLGKTPFYKKEKPSPFDEAVSLIWYLEHVFYHSVPKIYNYIQHHIYDGEPIENEIIELGFWPGGDRDGNPFVTTKITLDVAERLRQTILRNYYRDIRRLKRRYTFDGVQEIFAKLEKRLYKHVVRSYTKVNFSQKILLDELYAAREIIVNDHQSLFVEELNDVINKVRIFGFHFATLDIRQDSRVHHQAFTQIVEDLLKTGDTTFPKNYLSLSDEEQVEVLSVVKGSIDPSILTDETSVKTIESIYALKEIQQRNGERGANRYIISNNQSALHVMQTFAMLNLCGFENELPVDVIPLFETVDDLENSEEVMRTLYSNQVYRHHVAKRKNKQTIMLGFSDGTKDGGYLMANWGIFKAKEALTRISREFDIEVVFFDGRGGPPARGGGKTHQFYASLGPTIEDKEIQLTIQGQTISSNFGTLNSSQYNLEQLISSGIKNDVFTKDQLNDNHRELINDMAATSYQTYVDFKNHPKFLSYLEKMSTLKYYAKTNIGSRPSKRGGSDKLDFSALRAIPFVGSWSQLKQNVPGFFGVGTALKKYEDAGRFEEVKEFYHASDFFRTLLENSMMSLTKSFFGLTSYMADDEEFGEFWTLIFTEYETSKRLLLKLTGESELMENFPVGKASIEIREQIVLPLLTIQQFALKKIQELQKNGGSAEEIEVYEKMVMRSLFGNINASRNSA
- a CDS encoding YifB family Mg chelatase-like AAA ATPase, which translates into the protein MLVKVYGSAVFGIEATTITVEVNIDKGIGYHLVGLPDNAVRESSYRISAALNNNNYKLPGKKIIINMAPADIRKEGASYDLTLAVGILAASSQIKSDHIEEYIIMGELSLDGSLQPIRGALPIAIKAREEGYKYLILPKENAKEAAIVDDLEVLGVENILEVINHFNDDEKIEPTIVDTRAEFYKNIDFPEFDFSDVKGQESIKRCMEIAAAGGHNIILIGPPGSGKTMLAKRLPSILPPMTLHEALETTKIHSVVGKIKKEGLLYQRPFRSPHHTISNVALVGGGQYPRPGEISLSHNGVLFLDELPEFKRDVLEVMRQPLEDREVTISRAKFTVTYPSSFMLVASMNPSPSGFFNDPNSPMTSSPQEMQRYLSKISGPLLDRIDIHIEVTPVPFEKLTEERKGESSVVIRERVTAAREIQSERFIDFENVHYNAQMSVKQIREFCKLSEESLTLLKTAMEKLNLSARAYDRILKVSRTIADLANIKDISPDHIAEAIQYRSLDRDGWLG
- a CDS encoding DMT family transporter is translated as MKSSKAIFYMIFSVIAFSLMNTVVKFLNDFSAYQIVFFRSIGTLFFTVPLILKAKIPILGKNKKLLFIRGLAGVISLTTFFQALNYLAIGTAVSLRYTSPIFAAILALIFLKEKIKLVQWFLFLLSFAGVLVIKGFGGDVDSMGIILVLLSAISLGVIFVVIRKIGDTENPLVIINYFMVMAFVFGGIMSINNWKNPNLVEWLLLLSLGIFGYVGQLYMTKALQSHETNVIAPLKYLEVIFMIVIGAFWFGEIYTLWTLLGVFLIMFGLLYNIYLKRKRS
- a CDS encoding DNA/RNA non-specific endonuclease; this translates as MKKKQILSIIAIIILVAVLGSEELLDAKKENNIIENGKTPKATTNQYFLPTSTTNQVIHHQNYSLSYSEKHEQAEWVAYELKASDLSSTNYKRPYFEIDSAVKTKAAHWRNYKNSGYDKGHLCPAADRRFTKAAHDETFLTSNISPQEHQFNAGVWNRLEQKVRYWAKKNDGVFVITGGVLENNLKTIGSEAVSVPNQFYKVILDKTNGKIKMLAFLMPHKESKLPLYKFVVSVDKIEAKTGIDFFKELDDTIEEKLESSSSYKNWSF